In a single window of the Planctomycetia bacterium genome:
- a CDS encoding error-prone DNA polymerase has protein sequence MPDPADPKVHAHPFKRGAAEARAADAACARSPVAYAELTVTSNFTFLTGASHADELIGQAALLGYRAIAITDCNTLAGIVRGHVAAKEAGLPFVVGSRLRFVEPTGLSLFVYPTDRTSYGRLCRLLTVGKRRAGKGECHLWLDDLADHCEGLLAVAWFASPDDADVPGVIGRLATLFDDDRFSLAIARLYTAHDPRCQQTVIRLSREMGVPLVAVNDVQYHIPQRAPLHDVMACVRHGCTLDEAGFRLFSNAERHLKPPEEMSRLFADHPEAIARTVEIARRASGFSLDQLRYEYPHEICPPGLAPMEHLRQLTWEGAAERYPEGISEKVRRQVEHEFRLIDELDYAPYFLTVHDLVRFARSRGILCQGRGAAANSAVCFCLGVTAVDPDRINVLFERFVSKERSEPPDIDIDFEHERREEVIQYIYEKYGRDRAGLTAEVITYRSRSAIRDVGKTLGLSLDAVDRIAKRVHDWHEDGFTMDKLASLQLDPKDAQLGLFVRLVALILGFPRHLSQHVGGFVISRGPLCELVPIENAAMANRTIIEWDKDDIEALGMLKVDVLALGMLSCIRKALDMVERHHGRSLSLATIPPEDPRVYDMICKADTVGVFQIESRAQMTMLPRLKPRCFYDLVIEVAIVRPGPIVGDMVHPYLRRRNGEERVIYPDAKVEKVLSRTLGVPLFQEQAMALAIVAAGFTAGEAEMLRRTISAWKNRGKDSIPRYRSRFIEGMVGNGYERAFAEQCFERLKGFSEYGFPESHSASFALLVYASAWIKCYYPAVFAAALINSQPMGFYAPAQIIRDARDHGVTVRPVDVNHSAWDCTLEEGGAVRLGMRMVRGLRESDAGAIHQAVGQRGPFASVVDLWRASEVSAHALEVLALADSFGSMGLDRQQALWAVQSLRGKPLPLFDAAWRESESANQPALLPPVSAPGEVVRDYHAVGLSLKAHPISFIREVLTKRRVLTAAQIRDEQCCPHGRMACVAGIVLFRQRPGTAKGVMFMTLEDETGRADLIVRPGVYRRCATAALYGRTIIAHGRVERDGRVVHILPSRIEEVTDETLSLPAMSRDFR, from the coding sequence CGTGTGCGCGCTCGCCGGTTGCGTACGCGGAGCTCACTGTCACCAGTAACTTCACGTTTCTCACCGGGGCGAGTCATGCGGATGAACTGATCGGGCAGGCCGCGCTGCTGGGGTATCGGGCCATCGCCATCACGGATTGCAACACGCTGGCCGGGATCGTTCGGGGACACGTGGCCGCGAAGGAGGCGGGCCTTCCGTTTGTCGTCGGTTCGCGGCTGCGCTTTGTCGAGCCGACGGGATTGTCGCTCTTTGTTTACCCGACGGATCGCACTTCCTACGGGCGGCTGTGCCGGTTGCTGACGGTCGGCAAGCGGCGCGCGGGCAAGGGCGAATGTCATCTTTGGCTGGATGATCTGGCCGATCATTGCGAGGGTTTGCTGGCCGTTGCGTGGTTTGCATCGCCCGATGATGCGGACGTGCCGGGGGTGATCGGCCGACTGGCCACTTTGTTTGATGACGATCGTTTTTCTCTGGCCATTGCCCGGCTCTATACGGCTCACGACCCTCGCTGCCAGCAGACGGTCATACGTCTTTCACGAGAGATGGGCGTTCCGCTGGTCGCGGTGAATGACGTGCAATATCACATTCCGCAGCGGGCGCCGCTGCACGATGTCATGGCCTGTGTGCGTCATGGCTGCACGCTGGACGAGGCGGGCTTCCGGCTGTTTTCCAATGCGGAACGTCATCTCAAGCCGCCGGAGGAGATGTCGCGGCTCTTCGCGGACCATCCCGAGGCGATCGCGCGGACGGTTGAGATCGCGCGTCGCGCGTCGGGGTTTTCGCTCGATCAGCTTCGCTATGAGTATCCGCACGAGATTTGTCCGCCGGGACTCGCGCCGATGGAGCATCTGCGTCAATTGACGTGGGAGGGAGCCGCCGAGCGATATCCGGAGGGGATTTCGGAAAAAGTCCGCCGGCAGGTTGAGCACGAGTTTCGGCTGATCGACGAACTGGACTACGCGCCGTATTTCCTGACGGTGCACGATCTGGTTCGGTTCGCGCGTTCGCGGGGCATTCTTTGTCAGGGTCGCGGGGCGGCGGCGAACTCGGCGGTGTGCTTTTGTCTGGGGGTCACGGCGGTGGACCCGGACCGTATCAATGTTTTGTTCGAGCGTTTCGTCAGCAAGGAGCGGAGCGAGCCGCCGGACATCGATATCGACTTCGAGCACGAGCGCCGCGAGGAGGTCATTCAATACATCTACGAGAAATACGGCCGCGACCGGGCGGGGCTGACCGCGGAAGTCATCACGTATCGCAGTCGCAGCGCCATCCGCGACGTGGGCAAGACGCTGGGGCTGTCGCTCGACGCGGTGGACCGTATCGCCAAGCGGGTGCATGACTGGCACGAGGACGGTTTCACGATGGACAAGCTCGCGTCGCTTCAGCTCGATCCGAAGGATGCGCAGCTTGGGCTGTTCGTTCGGCTTGTGGCTTTGATCCTCGGGTTTCCGCGTCACCTGTCGCAGCACGTGGGGGGGTTCGTGATTTCGCGCGGGCCGCTGTGCGAGCTGGTGCCCATTGAGAATGCGGCGATGGCGAACCGCACGATCATCGAGTGGGACAAGGACGACATCGAGGCGCTGGGGATGTTGAAGGTGGATGTGCTCGCCCTGGGGATGCTCAGCTGCATCCGCAAGGCGCTGGACATGGTGGAGCGTCATCACGGCCGGTCGCTGTCGCTGGCGACGATTCCGCCGGAGGACCCGCGGGTGTACGACATGATCTGCAAGGCGGACACGGTCGGCGTGTTTCAGATTGAGTCGCGGGCGCAGATGACGATGCTGCCGCGCTTGAAGCCGCGGTGCTTTTACGATCTGGTGATCGAAGTCGCGATTGTCCGGCCCGGCCCGATTGTGGGCGACATGGTGCATCCCTATCTGCGCCGTCGCAACGGTGAGGAGCGGGTCATCTATCCCGATGCGAAGGTTGAGAAGGTGTTGAGCCGGACGCTGGGGGTGCCGCTTTTCCAGGAGCAGGCGATGGCGCTGGCGATTGTCGCGGCGGGCTTCACGGCCGGAGAGGCGGAGATGCTGCGGCGGACGATCAGCGCGTGGAAGAACCGGGGCAAGGACTCGATCCCGCGCTATCGCAGTCGATTCATCGAGGGGATGGTGGGCAACGGGTATGAGCGGGCGTTCGCGGAGCAGTGCTTCGAGCGGCTCAAGGGGTTCAGCGAGTACGGCTTTCCGGAGTCGCACTCAGCGAGCTTCGCGCTGCTCGTTTATGCGTCGGCGTGGATCAAGTGTTATTACCCGGCCGTCTTTGCGGCGGCGCTGATCAACAGTCAGCCGATGGGCTTTTACGCGCCGGCGCAGATCATCCGCGATGCGCGGGATCACGGTGTGACGGTGCGGCCGGTGGACGTGAACCACAGCGCGTGGGACTGCACGCTGGAGGAGGGCGGCGCGGTTCGACTCGGCATGCGGATGGTCAGAGGCCTGCGCGAATCCGACGCCGGCGCGATCCATCAGGCGGTGGGGCAGCGGGGGCCCTTTGCATCGGTGGTCGATCTGTGGCGGGCGAGCGAGGTGTCGGCTCATGCGCTGGAGGTTTTGGCGCTGGCGGATTCCTTTGGGTCGATGGGGCTGGACCGGCAGCAGGCCTTGTGGGCGGTGCAGTCGCTTCGGGGAAAGCCGCTGCCGCTGTTTGACGCCGCCTGGCGCGAGTCGGAGTCGGCGAATCAGCCGGCGTTGCTGCCGCCGGTGTCGGCGCCGGGCGAAGTAGTCCGCGATTACCATGCCGTCGGGCTGTCACTCAAGGCGCATCCGATTTCGTTCATCCGTGAGGTGCTGACGAAGCGCCGCGTCCTCACGGCGGCGCAGATTCGGGACGAGCAGTGCTGCCCGCATGGGCGCATGGCCTGCGTCGCGGGGATCGTGTTGTTTCGGCAGCGGCCGGGGACGGCGAAGGGTGTCATGTTCATGACGCTGGAGGATGAGACGGGCCGCGCCGATCTGATCGTGCGTCCCGGGGTATATCGGCGGTGCGCCACGGCGGCTTTGTACGGCCGGACGATCATCGCCCATGGCCGCGTCGAGCGGGATGGCCGCGTGGTGCACATCCTGCCGAGCCGGATTGAGGAGGTGACGGACGAGACACTCTCGCTGCCGGCGATGTCGCGGGATTTTCGTTAG